The DNA sequence ACATTACGCGCGAGGCGCAGGCCCGCATGGGGATCACGCCCGGGATGATCCGCCTCTCGGTGGGCATCGAGCATCCGGAAGATGTGATCGCGGACCTGAGGCAGGCGCTGGAGGCGGTATAGTGAGACAGGCCACGTGGAGGCGGTTAGTTGCTCAACCGTGCTTGTGCATCGGGGGAACGGGACGGGACCGGGAACGGAGCGGCGTCGGCTCAGTCGCGAAAAACCTTTCAGCCGGGAGCGAACGCAAGTATGTGGACGATCGCGCTACTGCATCAGCCGTTGGTTTGCGGGCAGGCCTTCTCCGGGTGGGGGCCGGTGATCCTCCTGCTGGTCGGCTTTGTCACGGGTGCGGGGCTGGCGAGCGTTTGGCTTCTGCCGCGCACCCCGCGGCGGGCGCGAAGGTGAAGCCAGGCTCCTGAATCACCCTCACAGCCGGCGTACCAGCTCGGTAATCGCAGTGACGCCGCCGTCGATGGCATAGGCGACGCGGCCCTGCCCGTCGATGATGTAGAACGGACTCCCGGCCGGCCTGCTCGGTCATCGCTGCCTCCCGACGATTGGCAATGTTGTCCGGAAATCACGCCTGGATTACGAGGATCCGATGCGCCAGATACCGGCACCGACCCCTACCGCAACAGGAACGCAGCCGCGTGCGCTGCGCTGGCGCTGGCGACGCTGATCTCCGCGTGCCGAGGTATTAGATTTTCGCGCAGGTCGCAGTGGAACTTTCGCTAATCGTAAACTCCTCGCCTCCGCAAATCGAGGCGTTGGTCCTGTGGCACGCAAGCCGCGGGAGCGCCCCGGATCTCCAGCACGGCGCGGAGGTCTAGCCCCCGTTGGTTGCAGGCGGCCGGCGCCGCATCAAGTCGGCGACCGTGGTCTCGTGGAAAAAAAACCGGATCTGCTCCGATACCGCTTGCCAGCGGGCGTGTGCCGCGCAGGGCGAGAGGGCCGAACATTCGGGACGGCCCAGCAGGCAGCGGGGACGCTCGGCAAGCGGTTGGAAGGGCGCGATGATTTCCGCCAGCGTGAGCTTTTCCGGTGGCGCCGCCAGGCGGAACCCGCCCCGGGGGCCGCGGCCGGAGGATAGGACTCCTGCGCGGGCCAGCATGAAGAGCGTCTTCGACAGATAATTGCGCGGCACGGAAAGCGCATCGGCCATGCGCTGCACCCGCACCGGCGCGTGCTGCGCTTCTTCCGCCAGGTAGATGACCGCGCGCAGCGCGTATTCAGCGGTCTGCGAGAGTGGGGTAAACATTTCCGGGCCCTCCCTTCGGCGCCTTACCAGGACCGGCCGCTTTACGTATACCACGACCTGCGAGTCCGCGCGGGCAGCCACCGTCTGGAGGTCGGATTCGCACGCGCCGGTGAGGCGGGCGGGGAAGCCGGTGCGGCCCCGCCCACGGAGCGGCGATCCGACGAGGCGCCCGACGGGGAAGGTGAGCCCGAGGAAAGCGATTCGGTCCGAGGCGAAAAGGAGCTCGCGAGCGGATACGTCGCCGCGGCGGCGGCCCTGGACACGGCGCTCGCGCTCCGCGGCGGCCAGGTGGCGCTGATCACCCTGCACCCCGCCGAGCCGGGGCGGCTCCTGCTGGTGATCAAGTAGCCATCGGGCCGCTGGCCTGGCGCCTTTTGTGCTGAACCTGCAGCGGGGAAGACCCGGGCTCGAGTCACATAGCGCTGTGGCGCCGAGATAACCACGCTCTCTTTCATCGTCCGACCGCTCCGGTCCTAACGCCTGGCGTAGACCCGAGTCTTGCCTGTGCGATAGAACGCCACGACCAGATACGGTTCCCGCTGGCCGCCCTGCTCCATGCCGGGTGCGCCCAGCGGCATGGGGGGCACGGCAAGTCCCGCGATAGCAGGGCGCTCGTCCAGCAGCCGGCGGATGAGGTCGGCGGGGACGTGGCCCTCGATGGCGTAGCTGCGGAGGCAAGGCGCGGGCCGCGCGGCACCTGCTCTCAACCCCGTGTCGCAGTGGTGGTTACGGCCACGCCCTCCGGGTGAGTTGCACCACTCCCGGGACGAAACATCCCGCCCCGCTGGGGCAAATCGCCCGGCTGCACAGCGGCAGCATGCCGCGTAATGGTCCAGCAAGGCGACGCCACGCAACGAGTTGCGGCCCTGGCCGGAGGGGGGAACACAGGTTGCCTCCGCTGCGTCCTGTACGGGAGAGGCTGAGTGGGCGGGAGTACGGACATCCCCCCGAGAGTTCGCATCGACGGGGCGGTTGGCACCTCGATATCGGCTCATCTAGCAGGAAGCCAATTCCTGGCAGGAGGACAACATGAGCGTGATCACCGCGCTGGCTGTAGTGCAGGCGCTGGCGGCGCAGCCGAGCCGACCCGCCCGGGCCGCCGCGCTGGAATACATCCAGTTGAGCGCTGGCGGCTTTCACACCTGTGCCATCGCCGCCGACAGCCTGGCTTACTGTTGGGGGAGCAACACGCATGGCGAGCTGGGCAATGGCACGTTCGCGCACAGCAGTGTGCCGCTCCCCGTAATGGGTGGGCTGCGCTTCGTCCTGCTCGCGGGGGGCTTTCGTCACACCTGCGGGCTGACCGCGGAGCGCACGGCCTACTGCTGGGGTTGGAATGGCTATGGCCAACTGGGCGACGGGAGCTGGAATTCTCGCAACCTGCCTACCCGCGTGGCGACCGCGACGCGCCTCGCCAGCTTGACCTGCGGCGCGCACTTCACCTGCGGGCGTACCACCAATGGCATCGCCTTCTGCTGGGGGCAGAACGCGTCTGGCCAACTGGCGACGCCGGGGTCAGAGCCCAGCAGCGCTCCCGTCCGGATCGGCGGGGGCATGCGCTTCACTGCGCTGCAGGCGGGCGGCTACCATGTCTGCGGTCTGACCCGGCGCGGCGCAGCCGTGTGCTGGGGCGAGAACTCCGATGGTCAGCTAGGCAACCGCACAACGGCGGCCACGCGTGTGCTGGTGGCCGTGGCCGGCGCGAGGCCATTCCGCAGCCTGGCCGCGGGGGCCAGTCATACGTGCGGGATCAGCCCTGGCGATCAGGCGTATTGCTGGGGCGCCAACTCCGAGGGCCAGCTAGGAACCGGGACCCGCGACCTCGCTACTGCACCGCTGCCGGTGGCAGGGCGGCTTGGCTTCTCCCTGGTCACTGCGGGCACGCTCCATACCTGCGCACTCACCGGCGGCGGCGCGGCTTACTGCTGGGGATCCAACTTCTTCGACGAGCTGGGCAGCGCCACCGTGGCCCGCAGCCTGGTGCCCGTGCCCGTCGCGGGCGGGCTGGTCTTCACCGCCCTCAGCAGCGGCCACCTGCACACCTGCGGCATTGCCGCCGGTGGAGCCGCCTACTGCTGGGGCTCGAACCGCTGGGGGCAACTGGGCGATGGCACGAACGCTGACCGCAAGAGCCCCGTGCCCGTGGCGCCTGCGGCGCGGTTGATCGCGGGGGGCAGTGAGGCGTAACCGCGGAGCGGGCGTGGCGGGTGGCGGGGTCCCATCCAACCCCGCCATGGGGCCCTCTGCTGAGGTCGCCCCAGCGACTGGACGAGGAAGCTTCGCGGCCCCCGCTATCGGGCGAAAGAGGGGGGTGGCCCGTGGTGTTCCGTGCCCGAGGGCATTGCCAGCGGCACAGAGCCGGCGCGCACGATCGCGGTCATGACCTGCTCGTAGTGCAGGCCCTTGATCGCCGCCTGGAGGGCGCCCCTTAGTTTGACGCCGGGGAAGCGGTGGAAGCGCATCTGGACCTTCAGGTGCCTGGCGGCGTTTTCCAGGACGGACCGGGCCTCCTCCGCATGTAGCAGCCCCTCCCGCCGCACGTGCTCGCGGATCTGGCCAATCCACGCCCGGACCTCCTCGAGGCCCTGTTCCGGCCGGCAGCGAACCCGGTAGTCGTGCGCCAGCGCCACGAGTTCGTCCAGCGATTCCCAGTGCTGCGCGAGCCTGACCACCTGGTCCGCGCGGATGCCACGGAGCAACTGGCGGAG is a window from the Gemmatimonadota bacterium genome containing:
- a CDS encoding PLP-dependent transferase — its product is ITREAQARMGITPGMIRLSVGIEHPEDVIADLRQALEAV
- a CDS encoding Rrf2 family transcriptional regulator, whose product is MQGDQRHLAAAERERRVQGRRRGDVSARELLFASDRIAFLGLTFPVGRLVGSPLRGRGRTGFPARLTGACESDLQTVAARADSQVVVYVKRPVLVRRRREGPEMFTPLSQTAEYALRAVIYLAEEAQHAPVRVQRMADALSVPRNYLSKTLFMLARAGVLSSGRGPRGGFRLAAPPEKLTLAEIIAPFQPLAERPRCLLGRPECSALSPCAAHARWQAVSEQIRFFFHETTVADLMRRRPPATNGG
- a CDS encoding chromosome condensation regulator RCC1, translated to MSVITALAVVQALAAQPSRPARAAALEYIQLSAGGFHTCAIAADSLAYCWGSNTHGELGNGTFAHSSVPLPVMGGLRFVLLAGGFRHTCGLTAERTAYCWGWNGYGQLGDGSWNSRNLPTRVATATRLASLTCGAHFTCGRTTNGIAFCWGQNASGQLATPGSEPSSAPVRIGGGMRFTALQAGGYHVCGLTRRGAAVCWGENSDGQLGNRTTAATRVLVAVAGARPFRSLAAGASHTCGISPGDQAYCWGANSEGQLGTGTRDLATAPLPVAGRLGFSLVTAGTLHTCALTGGGAAYCWGSNFFDELGSATVARSLVPVPVAGGLVFTALSSGHLHTCGIAAGGAAYCWGSNRWGQLGDGTNADRKSPVPVAPAARLIAGGSEA